From the Lactuca sativa cultivar Salinas chromosome 9, Lsat_Salinas_v11, whole genome shotgun sequence genome, the window tagacactagagaacttgacgccctgcaggCGTCGGTAtgaaaatgacatttgtcaccccttggcttggtaggccgtggactgtagctagcagtcagggtgcgggggtgtcaatcccatatagatctatacacacaatgtccgctctccctacaagagactctggttaccaacttaaCAACGTAGAAGGTCGTGTACCGAAGATGTATCTCGTGtagtgagatctgatgtaaaatactggactaatgatagagactcacaattgaactgactcatgtaaacctatatgactatgcttgtatacataatatataactaatgatcaaacgaccttcggacggacatcttatcccaccagaccacatctcaacgaagaaaaggaaatagggcgaacaaaccttcctaagtccttcaaacattatttatatgcatctatacaagcacaaacatacatctaactattaACATGTGGAAGCGGATCGTGAAGCATAAGCGAATCGTGAGGTATAAGCGAATCGTGAGGTATCAACGAATCGTGAGGTATAagtgaatcgtgaagtataagcgaatCGTGAAGTGGaggcgttatcaagtataagtgtatcacgaagtggaggcgttctcaagtataagcgtatcacgaagtgggGGTGTTAACTAAACCGAAGTGAAGTAGTagtatctaacaagtaagagcataaaaacatggaagaaaaacttgatgaaaactttgggaaaaacctttatacttaagaaaatcacaacttggtattcttttgtaaaataagtttgaaaacctttagaaatcctttgggaaccctttcataaacaagttttaaaatgaaACCTTGATAAAACATTATAAGTAAAAGCTGAACAAGTAAcgacgttttagaaaaccatttacagtgtcATTCTCGGTAAAACAATTaatagtgtggtaaatccttgtgcatgcgggttatcagtcacatgtgattgatatgataactgacatgtttaacttgtattccccccataaaacttgtaaaatcatttaaaaggttcattcaggggtatgaactcacctggtgtaagtggatctgacgaaggtgccggttgggtgctcggtgtcaagtaagttgaacacacttagtgacctattaacatatgataacatatgtttacatacaattagtacatataataccaattaaacaagtatacgcatcctaaagtgcggaaaacacttaggttaagtgtttggagtgtcccgggtaacatctaagggtgtgtatggcttaggaatggagtttactccccaagagtaaactctatatagagttcacggccctgggacaactccccatgagtttacggccgtaaactcatggtgagggtgttctaggatgcttaaaggccttatatcaattgtggaattttgctaggtctaAATATAAagtgtatgaatggatttaaggcacctaaatggaccaaataggagtttacggccctaaacaagggagtttacggctgtaagctcctatGGACATATTCCTTGGGTGTTTTAATGGCTTAAATGATAGAGAATAAATCCTATGCATTTTtctaagtcaaatggggagtttaaggcaccatttaacccctttataggagtttacggcctaggtacccattcatgaggggtttacggccgtgaactccttatggagttgttttaatcgAGTTCAAGGCCCCTAACTTGTtggtggtcgattctagaatttaatctaaggctattggtgtgtttaagtggcttttaaacacacaaatatgagtttactccccatgaagaggagtttacgacccaagcatattcttgggcagtaaactcatgtttactcctcaaaatgctagttcaaggtgttctaagtccgattccataagcctacaagtcatatctaggccttaggggcaatttggaggggttttggggcttaaaaaccccattaaatggtgttcacggtccaagagcgttcttgggccgtaaacacatgaatctacccctatttgatgtcttaaacacgaatttgcatgctagatAAGCTATACAATGAGTTAGGGTAGATTGATTACTCGTTTgaggctcgaaacggacgatttttggctcgaaaaataatttgtagagagagagtatagagagagagagagagtgaaaaaggtggaaatggagtttactctcccttatataggggttgagcttggggctcagtggaaatctacccgatattgccgttaaacggggctttttggtcgcacccggttATTGCATCATTTTTGTTAGTGAAAATATAGCATGAGTTGATCTATGTAGCTATTTTATACTTTGTTTATGTAATATGGTTGATAGATAGGGTTTCAACTACTCTATAACTTTTTTTCAAGCTCTTGAATAAAAATACCTTCTCATGCTTTGTGAAAGTAGTCATGGTTAATCTGTCTATGTACGAGTTATTTTCATTTATTCCTACCATTTGTAGAATGTAAAtcttaaaaatacaaaaacaagAGTAGGGGTGGTGTGTAGTGTGAATGGTGTTTAACATAAACATATTTACATATTCGATTTATATCTGATATATTATATCCATAAAATCTTGAATGTCACCCAGGTATTTGTTACACGAATTAGTACTTCTTTTAATAGATACATTATTAGAGTAGTGTAGTCTACGGGTGTTAGGATTGTTTGACACCTTGAATGAATCATTATTTGATGCTTATATAAGCAATCAACATTTAGAATGTCAAAAAGTTACACGACTGTCTACAAGATCTCTCTTGATGTCTACAAGCTCTTAATTGTTATAAATTCAATTGTGATGGAAATGACTTTTATGCATCTCATACTTCTGTgcactactatatatatatatatatatatatatatatatatatatatatatatatatatatatatataaatactaaGCTGCTAGACTTACACATGTTCATTTAGAAAAATGTTTCAATACGTAGGTGGTTGGGAGTAACTCATAGTTCGATCTTACGACAAGCCATCCGATTATATTTTGGATATTTTGTATTATTTACATTTTATGTTGTATTCTAGAATGTTTAATTTACTATATTTAGACTTCcattgtatgctttgtatgagagagagagagagagagagagagagagagagagagagagagagagattatataTATGCATACCTTGacatatatgtatatgcatatagtTTTTTTTGGAGTGAACGGAATTCTGATAAAACACTAACAAATAGATAGGAAAAAAATACAGGAAAACATGAGGATTACAATACCAATCAACCTATCTAAATTTAAAAAAACTCTTGCAAGAATGGTTTTTATGGTTGTTATTTTTCATGGTTTGAGTCCAAAAAAAGTTGGACTTATACAATGGTCTAATAGTGGATACCTTTTGGCTTTTGTAGTTTTGTTATATGCCAACTTGATTTTCTATGAATTTGATCTATATTATGTCCTATGTTAGAAATATGGTTTAGTGGCACTTGGAAATCTGAGAATCGTGATAAtcactttcaaatcgaagtatttgggtggtactcccaaatcctcaattggataagactcagataaaatcataaagaaaagaaagagagagTGAGATGGTGTATTTTCGTGAGTACCAGAAAAGTGACTAAAATTGGTTATAAATATTCTTTATCCGAAAAACTGTCAAAACTGTTATATAACAGTTTTTCTCAATAGTAAAAACTGTCAAAACTACCATagctgccgccccttggaccccgctcccaggggcgctgccccagacccccgttcgttcaggggcttcgcccctaaatgacaatATACTTTAATagttgatcaaacttaaacaagtgtgtactccacaccttccttacttgtttaatatttatcaagatcatttttAGTCAACAAATTAATCTCTATTACAattaaataacattgatgataacaaatcaccaacatcCTATAAATAATTCTTTAGTTTGATAGCAATAACTTACTTACAAAAATAAAACTAGAAATATCACTTAACTTAGAAAGTAGACTTATTGTAAAAAAATAATTTGGATTATAGTGTGATAAATCGGATAACTAATTGATCTTTTACATAATTAAAACCCAAAATTAAAGAAATGGGTTTACAGTTTTGAATTTATCATTTATAAATATTACGCATAATGTATGTTCAGCTTGTAATGATGATGAACaagattataaattataaaaaaactgGTCATTGTAtcattttttatttgaaaaaaaaatgtggtAAACTTTTGGAAGGTGAAGGACCATTAtggtaaaatataaaaaaatggaGATGCGGGGTATCGATCCCCGTACCTCTCGCATGCTAAGCGAGCGCTCTACCATCTGAGCTACATCCCCTGTTTATATGATGTCTTAAATCATATATAAAATGTTATTGAAACGTTAAAAGGCATGGAGCGAATATTACATTTGTTTCAATTTAAATAGATCAATAATTTGATCCACTTAAAACAAATTCGCTTTCTTCTTTCAGTTTCCTTATTAGCATTTTTGGAAacaaatttaaaaacataaaatttggATTTGGAAATTGGATTATCATGCGTTATATGAACAATCGTTTTTTTTCTCtcaattttcttatgttgaattTCTATGTAAAATTTAAAAACCTCGTCCACCCCCCTGTATAAGATTTGTGTTTGCTAGTGTATTACAACATTATTTTCAGAAAATAGGATAAACAATCATTAGAAAAATATCGAAAGAAGAGCAAAACGATTAAAATTTACTTGGTATTAATTTCCCTTTTGTAAACTACATTCCACTTAAATTACCTAACCATACTTTGTCCTGGTGCTTTCTCAATCTTATTATCCATCATCAACACTCTAACTTTCTCAACTTCATCCCATTTCCCTCTTTCTGCATACAAATTCGACAACAAAACATAATTCCCAGAATTCCATGGCTCCAAAGTTATAAGTTCCTTAATTGCCACTTCTGCAACTTCCATCTCACCAAAATTACAACAAGAACTCAACAATGCACCCCATAAAACAGCATTTGGTTTCATTGGCATACTTTTCAACAACCCATAAGCTTCTTTCACAAACCCACCACGCCCAAGAAGATCAACCATGCACCCATAATGCTCAAGCTTTGGCTCAATCTTATGATTCAACACCATTGAAGAAAACAAGTCTCTTCCTCTTTGAATCAACCCTGAATGTACACAACATGATAAAACCCCAACAAAAGTGGATTCGTTAGGGTTAAATCCGTTCTTGATCATTTCATCAAAAAGAGATAACCCCTTTTCGCCATTCCCATTGAAAGCCAAACCAGAGATGATGATGTTCCAAGAAACAACCGTTTTTGATGGGATATCATTGAAAACCATGAAGGCAGAATCAAGATTTCCACGTTTGCAGTAGAAATCGATAAGTGAATTGCATACAGAAACATGATTTTGGTAGAATCCATTTGATTTTGCATATGAATGGATCCATTGCCCGATGTTGTCTTCTCCTAAACGTGCACAAACTGGAAGCATTGTCACGATTGTTACCTCATCAGGTTCGAATTCTTTGTCGCGCATTTCATGGAAAAGTTTCATGGCTTCAAACTCCTGATTACTTTTTGATAGGGAAGATAACATTGTATTCCAAGAAACGATGTTTCTCTCTTTCATTTGTTTAAAGAGGTTATACCCCATATCTATGTTTCCTGTTTTACAATACCCATGAATCATTAAATTCCAAATGATTACATCTCTGTGGtgcatttcatcgaacaccttCTTCGCATCTTCCAATATTCCAAATTTTGTATACATTTCAACTATTCCGACTCTAATAGCACTGAAACAATGAAATCCAAGTGATACGACCTGAGAATGTACAGTTTGCCCGAATTCAACATCGGAAAGATTGGAACAGGACTTAAGTATAGGAGCGAAGGTGAACTCATCAGGCCAAATTCGGTGTTTCTTCATGGTGGAGAATAAGTGAAGTGACGTTTGGAAGGGTGGTGAGAGTGAGTAACCTTTGATCATTGAATTGTAGAGGAGGATGTTGGGGTTGTGGGTTTGGAGAAAGATGAGATGGGCGTAATCCATTTTGCGGAGGGAGCCACAGACGGAGATGAAGTGAGAGAGGATGTGGTTGGA encodes:
- the LOC111878929 gene encoding pentatricopeptide repeat-containing protein At1g09190, giving the protein MSRGGTIREVERKILSHLHGRRSRIHLTQIHAHILRHHLHQSNHILSHFISVCGSLRKMDYAHLIFLQTHNPNILLYNSMIKGYSLSPPFQTSLHLFSTMKKHRIWPDEFTFAPILKSCSNLSDVEFGQTVHSQVVSLGFHCFSAIRVGIVEMYTKFGILEDAKKVFDEMHHRDVIIWNLMIHGYCKTGNIDMGYNLFKQMKERNIVSWNTMLSSLSKSNQEFEAMKLFHEMRDKEFEPDEVTIVTMLPVCARLGEDNIGQWIHSYAKSNGFYQNHVSVCNSLIDFYCKRGNLDSAFMVFNDIPSKTVVSWNIIISGLAFNGNGEKGLSLFDEMIKNGFNPNESTFVGVLSCCVHSGLIQRGRDLFSSMVLNHKIEPKLEHYGCMVDLLGRGGFVKEAYGLLKSMPMKPNAVLWGALLSSCCNFGEMEVAEVAIKELITLEPWNSGNYVLLSNLYAERGKWDEVEKVRVLMMDNKIEKAPGQSMVR